A stretch of Acipenser ruthenus chromosome 1, fAciRut3.2 maternal haplotype, whole genome shotgun sequence DNA encodes these proteins:
- the LOC117408805 gene encoding vesicle-associated membrane protein 8 isoform X2: MGPLSRDSFQRGSFNYYTLFNNGITFVCATEKNMDSLTAYRFLDEICKIFVESPLINKVAFAHPFELSADLNQVLGQNMADYSAKPSSGKLDAVQEQVNDVKNILSDNLNKVLERGERLNDLIDKTDDLQATAETFQKTSTRIARKMWWKNKKMLAIIVVIVIIIIIIIILLATNVIPT, from the exons ATCAAGAGACAGCTTTCAGAGAGGGAG TTTCAATTACTATACTCTGTTTAATAACGGAATTACCTTTGTGTGTGCAACAGAAAAGAACATGGACTCCTTAACAGCATACAGGTTTCTTGAtgag ATTTGCAAGATCTTTGTTGAAAGTCCTCTGATAAACAAAGTGGCATTTGCTCATCCCTTTGAATTGAGTGCAGACCTTAATCAGGTGCTGGGCCAGAACATG GCTGACTATAGTGCAAAACCGAGTTCTGGAAAGCTGGACGCTGTACAGGAGCAGGTTAACGACGTGAAAAACATTTTGTCAGATAACTTAAACAAAGTTCTAGAAAGAGGAGAAAGGCTGAATGATCTTATAGACAAAACAGATGACCTGCAAGCAact GCCGAGACTTTCCAAAAAACATCAACAAGGATTGCTCGGAAGATGTGGTGGAAAAACAAAAAGATGCTTGCTATTATTGTGGTGAtagttataataattataatcatCATAATTCTTTTAGCCACAAATGTTATTCCAACATAA